From a single Rosa rugosa chromosome 7, drRosRugo1.1, whole genome shotgun sequence genomic region:
- the LOC133721661 gene encoding uncharacterized protein LOC133721661: MCPQQFPQTKNMKKAEDSSLMKLRLIIGKLQKGLSLLTARGPPDHRCRGCDEKLEVAAIVPEDVKEGHFAVFAVVGKETTRFVTKLESLNDPALMELLEQAKDEYGFQQKGALEVHCRPEELHSILENCRMDQSRFDAASNDDFLTALEGY; encoded by the coding sequence ATGTGTCCACAACAGTTTCCCCAGACCAAGAACATGAAGAAAGCAGAAGACAGTAGCTTAATGAAGCTCAGGCTCATAATCGGCAAGCTACAAAAGGGTCTCTCACTGCTAACTGCAAGAGGCCCTCCTGATCATCGTTGCAGAGGCTGTGATGAAAAACTGGAGGTAGCAGCAATTGTACCAGAAGATGTCAAGGAAGGACATTTTGCAGTGTTTGCAGTTGTGGGTAAGGAGACAACGAGGTTTGTGACTAAACTAGAGTCCTTGAATGACCCTGCACTTATGGAATTGCTAGAGCAAGCCAAGGACGAGTATGGGTTCCAACAGAAAGGTGCTCTTGAAGTTCATTGCAGGCCTGAGGAATTGCATTCAATTCTTGAAAACTGCAGGATGGATCAAAGTAGATTTGATGCTGCATCTAATGATGATTTTCTTACTGCCCTGGAAGGGTACTAG
- the LOC133719702 gene encoding auxin-responsive protein SAUR71, with protein MKLRLIIEKLQKGLSLLATKGPLDDQHDEFDEDLDVAKMVPEDVKEGHFAVFAVKGKEPKRFVIKLESLNNPAFLKLLEQAKEEYGFQQKGALEVPCRPEDLHKILENRREKSRTSATCKL; from the coding sequence ATGAAGCTCAGGCTCATAATCGAGAAGCTACAAAAGGGCCTCTCGCTCTTAGCAACCAAAGGCCCTCTCGATGATCAGCACGATGAATTCGATGAAGACTTGGACGTAGCGAAGATGGTACCCGAGGATGTAAAGGAAGGACATTTTGCAGTGTTTGCAGTGAAGGGTAAGGAGCCAAAGAGGTTTGTGATTAAGCTAGAGTCCTTGAATAACCCTGCATTTTTGAAATTACTAGAGCAGGCCaaggaagaatatggttttCAACAGAAAGGTGCTCTTGAAGTTCCATGCAGACCTGAGGATTTGCATAAGATTCTGGAGAACAGGAGGGAGAAGAGTAGGACTAGTGCTACATGTAAATTGTAA